Proteins found in one Balaenoptera ricei isolate mBalRic1 chromosome 18, mBalRic1.hap2, whole genome shotgun sequence genomic segment:
- the LOC132352737 gene encoding protein ILRUN-like, whose product MEGMDVNLDAELMQKFSCLGTTDKDVLISEFQRLLGFQLNPAVCALFLDMTNWNLEAAIGAYYDFESPNISVPSMSFVEDVTIGEGESIPPDTQFIKTWRIQNSGADAWPPGVCLKYVTGDQFGHVNMVMVRSLEPQEIAEVSVQMCSPSRAGMYQGQWQMCTATGLYYGDVIWVILSVEVGGLLGVTQQLSSFETEFNTQPHRKVEGNFNPFASPQKNQQSDENNLKDPGGSRFDLISKNTWSSAPNQTEQDENRLSSVVTYSKESPLP is encoded by the coding sequence ATGGAGGGCATGGACGTGAACCTGGACGCCGAGCTGATGCAGAAGTTCAGCTGCCTGGGCACCACCGACAAGGACGTGCTCATCTCCGAGTTCCAGCGGTTGCTCGGCTTCCAGCTCAACCCGGCCGTCTGCGCCCTCTTCCTGGACATGACCAACTGGAACCTAGAAGCAGCAATTGGCGCCTATTATGACTTTGAGAGCCCAAACATCAGTGTGCCCTCTATGTCCTTTGTTGAAGATGTCACCATAGGAGAAGGGGAGTCGATACCTCCTGATACTCAATTTATAAAAACATGGCGGATCCAAAATTCTGGGGCAGACGCCTGGCCTCCGGGGGTTTGTCTTAAATATGTCACGGGAGACCAATTTGGACATGTGAACATGGTAATGGTGAGATCGCTAGAGCCCCAAGAGATTGCAGAGGTCAGCGTCCAGATGTGCAGCCCCAGCAGAGCCGGAATGTATCAGGGACAGTGGCAGATGTGCACTGCTACAGGACTCTACTATGGAGATGTCATCTGGGTCATTCTCAGTGTGGAGGTGGGTGGACTTTTAGGAGTAACGCAGCAGCTGTCATCTTTTGAAACGGAGTTCAACACACAGCCACATCGCAAGGTAGAAGGAAACTTCAACCCGTTTGCCTCTCCCCAAAAGAACCAACAATCAGATGAAAACAACTTAAAAGACCCTGGGGGTTCCAGGTTCGACTTGATCAGCAAAAACACATGGTCTTCCGCTCCTAACCAAACCGAGCAAGATGAGAATAGACTCTCATCAGTAGTGACTTACAGTAAGGAATCTCCTCTACCCTAG